The sequence AAACCTTCTCATTCTCTCATTCTGAATATCTTTTATTGATGTGGCAATGCCTGAGGAACACGgaaatcatcttattatcaACAAATTTATCTGTCCTTATAACGCAGACTAGCCGGATTTATCTACGTCTTCACAATCTCAACAATATTATTTCTTCCTTGCCTTTGGATGCGCTTGTATTTCCCTTAATGGCTTTGGCTGAACGAGTTTAACGAAATCATTGACGTCCAAGTCCATATGTGTTTCTCCTAGCGGGTTAAATAGATACTAttgtgaagaatacttgttcAACTGTGACCTTTTGTTAGAAGATCAACTTCTTGTCTGTGCTTACTTCGTTAgattgtctcctgatggtagcattacccgactgaaCATGTCCAAGGAAGTGATAAGCATATGCAGATGCTGCAACCTAATTACCTCGTGACCTGATATTATTTGGAATGAACCAGATGAGGtattttatatccacaaagcTCATGGCTTtaaagtagttaagccgcctctgttACTTTTGTGTGGTCATATATATACTCATTCCtaatggtcagtaaagttgaaaatattaaatattcttCAAATGTGTTTCAAAACCATATCTATTTCCTTAAAATATCTATACAAATGAACCATCAGCAGTGTCTAAAATGAAACAAACTGGTTTTCATAAGGacgttaaagttgtatttcttgtaaatttcaccatcacaaactctcacAAGGACATAGttattcagatcccccgccaatggagagctaaatcaattaatgcattaatcTTATACGCTAGTAAGAGTATAaggaaagtattttaaaacccaactgcaattgaagaatatatacaaaacatattcatgtttttttaacaaagtgaaaccaactttgaaaacatttgtttctttgaaaaataccagaattgATCTTAGCTTTAACAAAGTTCCGCAGCTAACAGTGcgatttttgatttgttttaaacagcgaCGAGTTTCATAGGAATTAAGTGAATGTGCATAGTAATTGAGTTTGATATATCTGAGTTTTActgcatgcatattaaataagaagtaaagcataatacaaaattagaagtcctacataaaatgtgtctatgaagtttcatggaaatatctctgctggttttagagttgtgctccggaaacgattcttacataaaatctgccattttcagcaatgtttccatggttacagaaaaaagtacaaaaagtgaaaacctcaaaatatcaaaaggcactactaggccaaaagactaatgtgcctatggagttccgtgcatatatctcaaccggttttccagttatgctgcggaaacgaacctggtacaaaaatatgatattttcagcggCGGGGGATAATacaacatacaatgtgtgaatatgaatGCTTTTATATGATAGTTCAGATTCAtgaaaacaccaatataccattgacatagcggtaaatgtcgcatgaaatatcacacgttttgaaagaaccgccactgtcaacgccatgtttcaaactttcgggttatatcggaaaaccgagttgcatcacgtgaccgacatcggcgatacccgtatagatcggaacctcccgaGCCGTATCACATGCTAAATATCGGCCATcgacgtgtacacgttaaaaagattttttacttttataattaaaaatacttccagtgctgcaactttataattaatggtaaaagcagaaagtttaaacctcggactgacggagaaaaatgtatataacactTAAAGAGTtttcattatgaaaaaaaagcgaaagtgatagaccatacaactttaacacaAAGCAGAATTAAAGCaacatatctacatgtataacaaagaCCAAAGCAGTACGTACACAGGCTCGGTACCGCGAAAAACAACACTCCCGGCTATGTGACACGCAGGTGGTGTTAGGCCTACAtttgtagatttgttttgttatgaGAGGAGCTGCTCTCCAGATGTAAAAAAGGAAAAGGGAATTACATGTATTAGTGATCGATTGCTAACACCCTCGCACTAGTTGTAAAGCTTACTTCATAGTAAATagtgatttatttattttttgttttgtttttttgtggaCAAAGTtcaaatgttaaattaaaaatgatatatgtGTGAATTAAACGCAATAACAGCGACACGCAAGTTAACACTTTTGGCAGAAAATCGCTACCATTGTGCTAAACGTAATTTCCTACTGTCAGTGAAGGCGGTTAAAAAGGTAACATTGTTTTAATCCTTATGGAGCTAGTGCCATCGATTTTCTCTAAGTAGAATATAACAATTTCAAATAGCTGGCTTTTGTGTAGGCCAATTCACCAAAATATCTGACCATGCTCCACTGTGGTCCTGTGTTCACTTTTGATACAGGTGTACAAAGGCGAGAAAGACGTAATTCTTCAAATGGAATGACGGAAATGTCAAATGATTACAGCAAAGCTATAAAAAGATGAATCTTCGTTGGAACAAAATTATGAAGCGAATGCAGATGCGCAATGTGCAATGAATACAACAACGtctttattgaaaatatcacaaatattgatttaattaatttagaCATTAGCTGATGCAGGCTGGGAGTATAGATCAAACAATGCAGCAGTTGCGGTCATTGGAATCAATTAAAGTGcgtttattatttatttcactTGTGGTTTGTATAAACCGTGGTGTTATTAGTAATATAACGTGCTTAGCTTATTTGCTTcacctatacatgtacattgtaaacacaCTCTGTTACATGTGTGTTAATCAATATCAACCAGGATGTTGTTATATATGGTCATATACGGCTTCTCACCCTAAGGTTATATCATCACCAACCATAATACACCACGTTCTTATTTCGAACGAAATTTGAcgaatatacaatataaatttctcagtacattaaaattagTATTTTCCTTCTCCTGATAGTAGTTACAATTTACGATACCCAGCTAAAAATGTATTCCAACACAAGTTCACGTGTAAATATATTGTGCTCACGACAGATTTATAAGTCAACTTTATAtagtatttttgtgttttttgttgtaTTAGTTTTAGTCTCGTGCAACACATGCACATGCGATTTGAGCGAATTATCAAAACCATGGAATGTAGCACTTCTGGTCGTATATTGTTTCGTCGTCGAAGTCTATGGCATTTCTGTTACAAAAACTCAAACTATCTTACAGAAGACAAACTCATTTTCTCTGTGTATATAATCATTTTATCGTTTAACAGTGATAGATAATGTGTAAAATATAcctccatatatatacatattgctCCTGATGATTGATATGTGTCAATTTACAAATCGAATTTCAACCACATTAACataattaattcaatattaataagaaaaattataacaatgagCACAGAGTGTACAAATCGCAAGTAGAAAACCTGATAACATTACAATATAAACGACAGATTCCGTCACAGTTCATATGTGAAAGTCAGTTTTTCACATGACATGACCAATGAGGTAATCCCAAGAAATTCTTCATCATGCTACAATGTAATAAGTTCTGTTGCAGAACCTTTCTTGAAAATTGCAATGAGAGCATATAAAAACTGATATTGCTCATTTGGAAGACAAACAGGATTTTATAGTCACAATTTAACATCTTAAACATCACAGTATATTATACACACATTGCTtcgtggacattttatatttacacattaTTTCCAGCACATACGCAGCACCCCGTATTTCGTTTTAGACACTTCTGGTATGAAAGCCATGTTTGACGTAGTCCCATTGGCCGGTATAATCGTCCAATTTTTCAGTGCATAATCTGAACCTTTTACACGGAGCTCCAACGTCGGTATCTACGTCATTATCCCCGTTAACATGTTAATTCTGGCTTATCGCACAGCTCTTCTTCCAAATCATCGGCCAGGTACGGGGCTACGCGATACAGACAGAAGTATATAATAAAGGGAAACATTAGAAACACCACAAAGAAGGTCCATTCTATAGTAATTATGGCGAAGGTCAGGAAAAATTCCGCTTCACATAGTGTGTTCTCAAAGGTATGCTCCATCCAGTAATGGCGGTACACCAGGAGGACTGTTCCTGTAAATagacatctagatgtaagaaacttTATAGAGTTCTGTAGGATATTTGATTTCAAACTTTGATAAATTATTTAGTACTACATAGCCCTGATCATCAAGcgttaatattttatattttatgtgtaaTGATGATTTTTAAAACTGTCATTGCACATCGTGAGTACTGTTTCTTccgataaaatatatttgatagtaTGATAAAGTTATGCATTGTTATATCGGTCAATAAACTGTGACTACCAAGAAATTCCTGTTGTGTTGAAATTCAAACATCGATACAGCGGTGAAAGTATCAATGGGAAaataatagtaaaataaaacagGAAATGATAAAAGGTGGAATTTCGAAATTATTTGACACTTTGCAAACTGTTTATTGTGTCATTGATTTTTGTTGTGAAGTTTTAATGTGGATAAAAGAGAAACCAACGGCGATATCGATAGTTAGTTTCAGTAATAATTACCGATAATTGTCGAAGCTATCCGAGACAAAAGGGCGACAATAAAGAAGGCCGGACCTTCTTTCGGGGTTCCTTCGTCCTTTTTGGACTCATTGATACATCCGCCAACTCGCTTGTTCCATGCCAAGATCACAGTTGGGAAGAAGAAAACTGACAACAAGCCATTAACAAGGACATATGTGGACATCATCAGCTCGTCTCGGCAGTGGATAAAACACAGCACACCTGTCAGGTATACGTTAtatgttaaaaacaaataataaaacacagcACACCTGTCAGGTATTCGTTATAatgtaaaaacatattaagGTTGAACTCTGGATCGAGTTAAAACGTGTCACAGCTAAGTATACATATACGTATGTATAGCGAACAAAAACAGTGCTCAATCCTACAGATTTGTGCTATAAATATCCTTTACTTTCtcttttattaaaaaacatCATAGCAAACCAATGAAGAAgtgattacatgtatttgcacGACTTTGATTCATGATTAGGTAAAATTATAGTACACTATTCatgtcattttaaatatttttttttatcaataaatcaaaTTCATTACACATTTACCCACATATGTTCACATTTATCCGTACTTACCTAGAGATGTAATAAACATGCCTAGAGCGACATTGACGAACAGGAATGGCGAGCTGGTGAACCGACAACCTTCAAAGCATATTGTATATCATGTAATATACAATTAATGTTGAATAACAATCAGTATAGCCTACCATAGCGACTTaatctgtataaagaccacctgcttgaaATAGTCAATTTGATCGATCTATAAAAGTTTTTTGTTCCCTGAGTGATCATTTTAGAAACGTTTGACGGTACTGTAGTataatagtaatatatatactgtagttaGTTTGTTGTCATTGAGCATTAGATATCAGAGCGGAGTATTCAGCTACATGTAACAGAAACACACTACCCTTCAGTATTATCTTCGAAAGATATTTCTTGTACTGGGTTTGAATAAACAGATTACTGTAGAACTCCTCATATTACAATCTTTGAaagaaaatgatattaattaagGAACAATAACGTGTGTACAGTACGGTTTGCCGTCGGTTAATCCCACTttccagtgattgtgacgtcacaaaattcATCGGAAGGTGGGACTTATCGATGGTAAATCGTACTTTACATACGTCTTTATCTGTTTAAGATAGTGAAATTATTTGTAGTAACAAGGGAACTAAACTTATGCTAAATCATTCAGGTTGCTCATCATCCATTAGACATTTGATATCCCTACTATTATAAACTTGTAATGTTTAACTGTTAAACTgaatgttaaagtgaatagtcgggcaaagaaaaccagtctaaatgcgttcattggccttccaaaagttctcacatattaatacgacggtcgagttctgcttagtttcccagttctgaccattaaagtaaagaaaagttgaaagcattgaaagggAGGCTGCGtagaaatgtaaccacggacatagtcagccgggaggacgttttagcaTTCGTATACTTTAAATTGATTTCTACGTACGCAAACAGATTTTGACgggaaagtttatttttctattccataagaaattatactggatacattcacactatttttaccgactttagtcaTCCTTGCCCGTCTGTTCACTTTAATACCAGATAAAACCAACACAAAGTTAACGAAATAAATCATACAGTTTCGGATTATTAATTAACAGCAGGTTGTTGCATCAGCCGCCCGTATTGGGTATCTGGATTATCTTATGAACACTGTATATGTAGTCAATGGAAATTAACACCAAGGACAGAAATGGTGGTGTTAGTATCGAGCCAGATACGGTAGATCTAAGGAGCCTTTACTTACACATGCAGTATTTGTGACGGACACTAGCACCAAGCCTTGACCGGAAGTGGACGAAATTATGGTGACTTCCTTCCCAGCTCTTGAAGAGAAGTGACCGAAAGGACTGGCTCATGACGCTGTCCTGGCGTGATATGGGAGGACTTGAAGTACTCATGGCGGGCTGCCCAGACGTGGCACTGACGACACTTTCTTCTTCCAGTCTTACCGACTCACCTTCTGCTGAGTAAAGTAACCAAATGAGAAGTCTGCTAATCTGTCACCGATAGTTTAGTTAAGACAATATGTGTACGAATCCATATTCTTGGAAACTTGTGTGAATCTTGAGATATGACAACCACGACAAACACAAACGTAGTCATGGACATTTTCTTCTATGTCTTTTATTTCTCTGCGTTAGTGTCATGATGAGTTTGTGCTATAAACTCCCACATTAATTATCAACAACTACATATCGTCGGGGTTGTGATATACTCAACCGCTCATTGGACAAGGACATTTCTATTCTATACAATGCTTATCATAATGAATATGCCGTCTGAGTATGTTTGATTTTCAAACGAATAAATCCATCAGCAATTCCATTAGTTGACAAAAACAGCCAGTACGGATGATAGACCTTACACTTTGGACTACCGTACGCGTGATTTTGTAATACCCAAATAAAACGGGGTGCTATTTCGaataatctgattaaaatacagatcctcattatcactacgttggataagaggatctgagaacatcccatttgGGGTCACGTCAAGGTGACCTTTCGAAATGGCCAAttaaattggcactgccagaatattgactggggacgaaatagttttaaaaaactgtccaaattattttcatgtttgtagccatctcgcccgaagtgcacaacaaagctaattgtatatatatactggggcgaaaagacattttcaactgatgttgtaaggtgtagaactgcatttgctctgaaatACACGTGGCATAAAGGGCATCTGGACGTGACCttttatgggatattgtcagatcctcttttgaacgtagtggttataaggatctgtgtttgaATCAGATTGCAATACAACCAACTCGTACAATGTACATGCAGTTTACATCATCCCGAGTTTTACACTTAACAAGTAAAAATGTACAGATATCTACatctatacaaatgtatattgtatatgtggATGTACTGAGTTATGACTTCCTTGTTAACCACggtaaaatacataatgtaggTGGTGAGGACGTAAATATAATCCTCCATCTTGAAGTAAGATGTTATCGGTTTACGTTACAACCGTCACTAAATACTTGATATAGTTACATTTACCTTTATTATGTACTTACATCCCACAAAAGGTCTATGTGTGGACACAGAAAGGAGTAATAGCCATGTAATATGATACCTTTTCACCAAAGGGTCTATTATACTGTACCTGTCACTGTGGTAAATATGTAGAAAGGTCACTGTAATCACGACGTGCTGGTTTTACTAAAGGGTAAGTACGCGTCACATAGCATGTTCATCCGTCCGTAACgtgataatatacaaaatgtgtGCACCAGCTAGGGCTGTTTATCTCGTATTCTCCAAGACGCACAATAAACAGCATCATAAACAACAGATCGTTCATTGAGAAAGCATATACTGTCACTCACGGAGTATATATGTAAGCTATAAATTTGGTCCACAAACAAACCAGTTAAGGGAAATTACTCAGCTTTAATTATTACTAAGTTTACAACGTGGAAATTAATCGAATTTTACATGAGTCTGTCAGgttgacagggatatctcaatccgagtgaaagattttggcctttcAACACAAATCTCGGGTTgacactcgggttgagattaaTAAATTCATATAGAATCTTACACATGCATGTGTCAAGCGCGTGTCAAGCGGGTGTGAGCTGTCTTTaccctaccccggtaaaagacagcGTTTTCTCCCTTACTTCACAAGGATATCCCGTGGTCGCTAGGGAAAATATTAATAGAATCTTGCAtaggtctgtcaagtggacagggatatctcaatcctcgtgaaagattttggcaagcctcgggttgaccagccaaaatctttcaatcgggttgagatattcctgtccacttgacaggcccatgtaagattcgaTTAATCTTTTCCCCaagcaaccgcgggataaccctgtccaGTATAGAAGATTATAGAATCTTAATGGGTCTGAGTGAAAAATTTTGGCTTGTCAACCCGAGCACAGGGACATGACACGaacatttttaaccaatagtatacatatatatattatagtatcaagggtatgaactcgacggtcgagaaaaacggacctattttttcaaaaccgtgattattttgataaatgggttatatacaaaattgacggatatcttaccttaaagagaaataatttatctttccattgagtgcttgatgaacaaaattggccaagtattgacgaagttatggcttgatgaatcgggaaatttacgtcaaatatgctaggtagacatttccctgtccggtcgaaatgtcgtctcggctctaatgggtacctcaaaaacctagccaaaatcacaaaatctacgcttgtggtggtaaacagtacccataactatGTTCATCCataatctcctttggaggtgtcatgacccatactttgtagaaactccatttaaacatcgtgtagctcacttactttaaccgtcaccgccatgttcatttttctctcggaacgctcctcgactttacatatcgtgactacattatacaaattatgtagtgttgagcttgtgggtaaactcgagaagcgttccgaaaaacaaattaacatggcggtgacggttaaagtaacagagctacacgatgtttaaatggagtttctacaaagtacgggtcatgacacctccaaaggagattgtggatgaatacagttatgggtactgtttaccaccacaagcgtagattttgtgattttggcttggtttttgaggtacccattagagccgagacgacatttcgaccggacagggaaatgtctacctagcatttttttcgtaaatttcccgattcatcaagccataacttcgtcaatacttggccaattttgttcatcaagcactcaatggaaatataaattatttctctttaaggtaagatatccgtcaatgttgtatagaacccatttattgaaataatcacggtttaaaaaaataggtcagtttttctagaccgccgagttcatacccttgatactatagtatatatgtatactgttagtttaaaaaaaaatcgtgccaggtccctgtgaacccgaggcttgccgagggttgacggccaaaatctttcacaagggttgagatatccctgccGACTTAACAGACCCACGTTTGGTTCTTTTTGTCCCATACTTAGTAGGGGTGAGCGAGGACCGATATGGATGTTCAAATGCTTTATATCTGGCTAATAGTTCTTATCAAGTTTGAcccattttctatgaaaattgagcaaataatattcataaatgtgtttttcctatataaactacagtaaacttgcCCCCATCTCcttcccagggtcatataattcactttttttaaaaattaaaaacaccttaggacctttctatctataaagagtatttgattctaccatttcccaaattttagaaaaagagtttttgaaattttagcctatttgaccccttttggccccacccctaaggcccctgggggataattctgacatcatTTGACCTatttcctataacaaatgaccaatcactgctcaaaaatgtgtttgtcCTATGGTAAACTTACAtgtaaccccctccccaggggaaacgagatatcccagggtcatataactCACAATTCATATTCCCATTTTGATATAAATCCAAGACATCATCAATTCTCGAAAGAATGTAGTTTgcttaatatacatgtacattgtaccagagatttaaatataatttgacGTATATAGACtgcttatattatatattgtacgTCAGGGAGAAgctaaagggaagtaactctgatagatctgAATGGGAGGGTATTGCAGCTTACCTAATGATGTGTTTGTAGGAGATCTAGGCACGACGTCACTAATGGAGGTAGGAGACCGATGTAGACCGATCCTAGCTCTGCCGCCGGTGTCAAATAGTTCGTCAAATGAGGGAAAGTCCCACATCGGTGACGTGGTGGACGAAGAAAACGAGACATTCCGCGAGTACTTACTCCATCGACTGTTGGACCGAGGTCGCCACGATGGCGTACTGGAACATCCATCTTCTTCAGATTTCACTCCACTATCTACAGCAGATGgaattataaaattaataaaaacaaacagaaaaaaaaaccgaacaaaaaaaaaacacacacacacacacacacacacacacacacaaaaaaaaaaaaaacagaaaaaaaacccacataaCTAAGAAACACCTCATTCTATAACgttataaattttgttattaatatgtaatttgttattaacaaatataaatatttcagaaaactgTAACGTATCAACGTTCTATAGACCTTTATGCTCGGTTCTTATTTACATTATTCTGCGGTTTGCGTGCAATGGGTTGTCTCTAGAAGCTCGCGATGTAGTGACGTTAATCTGAAGGTTCTGATATGTTATACTGGCGATATAACGATGTTTACAGCAACATCATCAGAAAATTCGAACTGGTTTGACCTTAATTATGGTGTTCACCAAACTTTCTTAAGAAAAGTCTGTAGTTGATAGTCCTGGCCAGTAAGTGATCTTGTTCATTACCGGAACAATTTTCGAAAACACTATATCTTGatgtcaaataaatattaaaatgaaattaaacacatatATTAGACGTGCTCCGATTTCCCGCCACTCTCATTGGCTGATACGCTGTCACGTGGAGGGCCATATGTAGCACATCAACACGATTTTCCCGTTTTTTGGAAAGAGGCCGAGagttatatcattttcgagggttagtaactcaccgtatccacctgaaaataggtcgataacttgtttattatatgacactTACATGCTATAAACCCGGCTCTTCAAAAATACTTAACCACAAAAAACAGAATGATATTAACAAACTCTCTTTTTTAAAAAGCagttacatgtagtatatggtaaatatccaaatgcttaTATATGGAATATATGTGGCCGACTATAATAaagacgtcacaatgaattattccgacgtcattgaatgagTGAAACTCCCGtaacgctatatttgggtacgtcgcgacatcaaaagtgattatgacgtcacatctcaaGGGAGTTTTTCTCGATGTATTTTTAACACAtgttactggactcgcgagaggtatctggactgagaccagttatataatttacctcgcgtgctttttgccgccgatttcggggttgatgTCGCAGTTGATGAAAacttctgagaaacgtattggtcaatcaaaatacagcaaaagcaccagtcatataataatttctattgtgacgtcacacccGAGTCGATAttcctattgtgacgtcaattcCAAGTCGAGATtgctattatgacgtcacatgccCCGACTTCGAGttatttacagagttagctcccttgcggtaggtatcgattgttatgtcattattttgtgagcacaattcacgtcgttttctttGAAACTTATGACGTTACGCTAGCAAActcttgacgtcacaatcaatacctgcccgcaagagtagataactctgtaatatgcaaatacggaattcGGGAAGATGTCGTCGAGCCATTCTccatacatttctatataacTTGGCAAGAAGCAAACATTCAAAATAATCATCATATCTAATATcaaaattaaggacctttggttcggtccatatggtgttatattacccTTGTAGAATTtccataattaatatttaacaaatttcTATAACGAACTTGATATTGTATGCACCGCCTACAGGCCTGtgattttttcaggtttttttttttttttttttttttttttcatgaactgCCTTTGCACGATGAGATAGTCATACCTTTTAGTTTATCTAGACTGTAATGACGCACCGTTTTCTCAGAGCGTGGATTATAGTATATTTAAGCGTTCTGACTTGGCACTATAGGTTTGCACTCgatatacatgtgcatgtacGTCATTAACACAACGACTGTCTCTCTGAAAGAAGAGACAGACAGTTTACATTTTGGGGGCTGAGATGATAAGTTGGTATATGCTActacaatatacaatacaagtgttacgtgtacatttttgtatttcctaatttatatttttattgtatgcTCATTTTTGTAGTTAGCATTATCTTCCATGTTTCACCAATAAAAAAATTCCTtagaagtggatgtgtcgcctgcacattatcacaaaatatagttttttacagttgaaaatattgttaatcaTTAAGTGAAGTT is a genomic window of Argopecten irradians isolate NY chromosome 10, Ai_NY, whole genome shotgun sequence containing:
- the LOC138333384 gene encoding uncharacterized protein isoform X1, with amino-acid sequence MEKTRKLSTVVFYQPDEESVLSRPGEGPETKDDVISPGSSTFPKNGNSHKRPSLSITRKKTESEDSGVKSEEDGCSSTPSWRPRSNSRWSKYSRNVSFSSSTTSPMWDFPSFDELFDTGGRARIGLHRSPTSISDVVPRSPTNTSLAEGESVRLEEESVVSATSGQPAMSTSSPPISRQDSVMSQSFRSLLFKSWEGSHHNFVHFRSRLGASVRHKYCMCCRFTSSPFLFVNVALGMFITSLGVLCFIHCRDELMMSTYVLVNGLLSVFFFPTVILAWNKRVGGCINESKKDEGTPKEGPAFFIVALLSRIASTIIGTVLLVYRHYWMEHTFENTLCEAEFFLTFAIITIEWTFFVVFLMFPFIIYFCLYRVAPYLADDLEEELCDKPELTC
- the LOC138333384 gene encoding uncharacterized protein isoform X2 — encoded protein: MEKTRKLSTVVFYQPDEESVLSRPGEGPETKDDVISPGSSTFPKNGNSHKRPSLSITRKKTESEDSGVKSEEDGCSSTPSWRPRSNSRWSKYSRNVSFSSSTTSPMWDFPSFDELFDTGGRARIGLHRSPTSISDVVPRSPTNTSLEGESVRLEEESVVSATSGQPAMSTSSPPISRQDSVMSQSFRSLLFKSWEGSHHNFVHFRSRLGASVRHKYCMCCRFTSSPFLFVNVALGMFITSLGVLCFIHCRDELMMSTYVLVNGLLSVFFFPTVILAWNKRVGGCINESKKDEGTPKEGPAFFIVALLSRIASTIIGTVLLVYRHYWMEHTFENTLCEAEFFLTFAIITIEWTFFVVFLMFPFIIYFCLYRVAPYLADDLEEELCDKPELTC